One Malaclemys terrapin pileata isolate rMalTer1 chromosome 7, rMalTer1.hap1, whole genome shotgun sequence genomic region harbors:
- the LDB1 gene encoding LIM domain-binding protein 1 isoform X3, with protein MSVGCACPGCSSKSFKLYSPKEPPNGNAFPPFHPGTMLDRDVGPTPMYPPTYLEPGIGRHTPYGNQTDYRIFELNKRLQNWTEECDNLWWDAFTTEFFEDDAMLTITFCLEDGPKRYTIGRTLIPRYFRSIFEGGATELYYVLKHPKESFHNSFVSLDCDQCTMVTQHGKPMFTQVCVEGRLYLEFMFDDMMRIKTWHFSIRQHRELIPRSILAMHAQDPQMLDQLSKNITRCGLSNSTLNYLRLCVILEPMQELMSRHKTYSLSPRDCLKTCLFQKWQRMVAPPAEPARQQPSKRRKRKMSGGSTMSSSGGNANNSNSKKKSPASTFALSSQDVMVVGEPTLMGGEFGDEDERLITRLENTQFDAANGIDDEDSFNNSPALGANSPWNSKPPSSQESKSENPTSQASQ; from the exons GCTGTTCCTCTAAGTCGTTCAAGCTGTACTCGCCAAAGGAGCCCCCCAACGGCAACGCCTTCCCCCCTTTCCACCCGGGCACCATGCTGGATCGAGATGTGGG ACCTACCCCCATGTACCCGCCGACGTACCTGGAGCCCGGGATAGG GAGGCACACGCCGTACGGGAACCAGACCGACTACAGGATATTTGAGCTGAACAAGCGGCTGCAGAACTGGACAGAG GAATGTGACAATCTCTGGTGGGACGCCTTCACCACGGAGTTCTTCGAGGACGACGCCATGCTAACGATCACCTTCTGCCTGGAGGATGGACCAAAGAGATACA CCATCGGCCGGACTCTGATTCCCCGTTACTTCCGTAGCATCTTTGAGGGGGGTGCCACGGAGCTGTACTACGTCCTCAAGCACCCCAAGGAGTCGTTCCACAACAGCTTCGTCTCCCTGGATTGCGACCAGTGCACCATGGTGACCCAGCACGGCAAGCCCATGTTCACACAG GTGTGCGTGGAGGGGCGGCTCTACCTGGAGTTCATGTTCGACGACATGATGAGGATAAAGACATGGCACTTCAGCATCCGGCAGCATCGAGAACTCATTCCCCGCAGCATCCTCGCCATGCAC GCCCAGGACCCCCAGATGCTGGACCAGCTATCCAAGAACATCACCCGCTGCGGGCTCTCCAACTCCACCCTCAACTACCTCCGG ctctgcgtGATCCTAGAGCCGATGCAGGAGCTGATGTCGCGACACAAGACCTACAGCCTCAGCCCCCGCGACTGCCTCAAGACCTGCCTGTTCCAGAAGTGGCAGCGGATGGTGGCGCCACCAG ccgagccGGCGCGGCAGCAGCCCAGCAAGCGCCGGAAACGGAAGATGTCGGGGGGCAGCACCATGAGCTCCAGCGGCGGCAACGCAAACAACAGCAACAGCAAGAAGAAGAGTCCGGCCAGCACCTTCGCCCTGTCCAGTCAG GATGTGATGGTGGTGGGCGAGCCCACGCTGATGGGGGGCGAGTTCGGGGACGAGGACGAGCGGCTCATCACGCGGCTGGAGAACACGCAGTTCGACGCCGCCAACGGCATCGACGACGAGGACAGCTTCAACAACTCGCCCGCGCTGGGCGCCAACAGCCCCTGGAACAGCAAGCCGCCCTCCAGCCAGGAGAGCAAGTCGGAGAACCCCACGTCGCAGGCCTCCCAGTAA
- the LDB1 gene encoding LIM domain-binding protein 1 isoform X2: MSVGCACPGCSSKSFKLYSPKEPPNGNAFPPFHPGTMLDRDVGPTPMYPPTYLEPGIGRHTPYGNQTDYRIFELNKRLQNWTEECDNLWWDAFTTEFFEDDAMLTITFCLEDGPKRYTIGRTLIPRYFRSIFEGGATELYYVLKHPKESFHNSFVSLDCDQCTMVTQHGKPMFTQVCVEGRLYLEFMFDDMMRIKTWHFSIRQHRELIPRSILAMHAQDPQMLDQLSKNITRCGLSNSTLNYLRLCVILEPMQELMSRHKTYSLSPRDCLKTCLFQKWQRMVAPPAEPARQQPSKRRKRKMSGGSTMSSSGGNANNSNSKKKSPASTFALSSQVPDVMVVGEPTLMGGEFGDEDERLITRLENTQFDAANGIDDEDSFNNSPALGANSPWNSKPPSSQESKSENPTSQASQ; this comes from the exons GCTGTTCCTCTAAGTCGTTCAAGCTGTACTCGCCAAAGGAGCCCCCCAACGGCAACGCCTTCCCCCCTTTCCACCCGGGCACCATGCTGGATCGAGATGTGGG ACCTACCCCCATGTACCCGCCGACGTACCTGGAGCCCGGGATAGG GAGGCACACGCCGTACGGGAACCAGACCGACTACAGGATATTTGAGCTGAACAAGCGGCTGCAGAACTGGACAGAG GAATGTGACAATCTCTGGTGGGACGCCTTCACCACGGAGTTCTTCGAGGACGACGCCATGCTAACGATCACCTTCTGCCTGGAGGATGGACCAAAGAGATACA CCATCGGCCGGACTCTGATTCCCCGTTACTTCCGTAGCATCTTTGAGGGGGGTGCCACGGAGCTGTACTACGTCCTCAAGCACCCCAAGGAGTCGTTCCACAACAGCTTCGTCTCCCTGGATTGCGACCAGTGCACCATGGTGACCCAGCACGGCAAGCCCATGTTCACACAG GTGTGCGTGGAGGGGCGGCTCTACCTGGAGTTCATGTTCGACGACATGATGAGGATAAAGACATGGCACTTCAGCATCCGGCAGCATCGAGAACTCATTCCCCGCAGCATCCTCGCCATGCAC GCCCAGGACCCCCAGATGCTGGACCAGCTATCCAAGAACATCACCCGCTGCGGGCTCTCCAACTCCACCCTCAACTACCTCCGG ctctgcgtGATCCTAGAGCCGATGCAGGAGCTGATGTCGCGACACAAGACCTACAGCCTCAGCCCCCGCGACTGCCTCAAGACCTGCCTGTTCCAGAAGTGGCAGCGGATGGTGGCGCCACCAG ccgagccGGCGCGGCAGCAGCCCAGCAAGCGCCGGAAACGGAAGATGTCGGGGGGCAGCACCATGAGCTCCAGCGGCGGCAACGCAAACAACAGCAACAGCAAGAAGAAGAGTCCGGCCAGCACCTTCGCCCTGTCCAGTCAGGTACCT GATGTGATGGTGGTGGGCGAGCCCACGCTGATGGGGGGCGAGTTCGGGGACGAGGACGAGCGGCTCATCACGCGGCTGGAGAACACGCAGTTCGACGCCGCCAACGGCATCGACGACGAGGACAGCTTCAACAACTCGCCCGCGCTGGGCGCCAACAGCCCCTGGAACAGCAAGCCGCCCTCCAGCCAGGAGAGCAAGTCGGAGAACCCCACGTCGCAGGCCTCCCAGTAA
- the LDB1 gene encoding LIM domain-binding protein 1 isoform X1 — translation MLDRDVGPTPMYPPTYLEPGIGRHTPYGNQTDYRIFELNKRLQNWTEECDNLWWDAFTTEFFEDDAMLTITFCLEDGPKRYTIGRTLIPRYFRSIFEGGATELYYVLKHPKESFHNSFVSLDCDQCTMVTQHGKPMFTQVCVEGRLYLEFMFDDMMRIKTWHFSIRQHRELIPRSILAMHAQDPQMLDQLSKNITRCGLSNSTLNYLRLCVILEPMQELMSRHKTYSLSPRDCLKTCLFQKWQRMVAPPAEPARQQPSKRRKRKMSGGSTMSSSGGNANNSNSKKKSPASTFALSSQVPDVMVVGEPTLMGGEFGDEDERLITRLENTQFDAANGIDDEDSFNNSPALGANSPWNSKPPSSQESKSENPTSQASQ, via the exons ATGCTGGATCGAGATGTGGG ACCTACCCCCATGTACCCGCCGACGTACCTGGAGCCCGGGATAGG GAGGCACACGCCGTACGGGAACCAGACCGACTACAGGATATTTGAGCTGAACAAGCGGCTGCAGAACTGGACAGAG GAATGTGACAATCTCTGGTGGGACGCCTTCACCACGGAGTTCTTCGAGGACGACGCCATGCTAACGATCACCTTCTGCCTGGAGGATGGACCAAAGAGATACA CCATCGGCCGGACTCTGATTCCCCGTTACTTCCGTAGCATCTTTGAGGGGGGTGCCACGGAGCTGTACTACGTCCTCAAGCACCCCAAGGAGTCGTTCCACAACAGCTTCGTCTCCCTGGATTGCGACCAGTGCACCATGGTGACCCAGCACGGCAAGCCCATGTTCACACAG GTGTGCGTGGAGGGGCGGCTCTACCTGGAGTTCATGTTCGACGACATGATGAGGATAAAGACATGGCACTTCAGCATCCGGCAGCATCGAGAACTCATTCCCCGCAGCATCCTCGCCATGCAC GCCCAGGACCCCCAGATGCTGGACCAGCTATCCAAGAACATCACCCGCTGCGGGCTCTCCAACTCCACCCTCAACTACCTCCGG ctctgcgtGATCCTAGAGCCGATGCAGGAGCTGATGTCGCGACACAAGACCTACAGCCTCAGCCCCCGCGACTGCCTCAAGACCTGCCTGTTCCAGAAGTGGCAGCGGATGGTGGCGCCACCAG ccgagccGGCGCGGCAGCAGCCCAGCAAGCGCCGGAAACGGAAGATGTCGGGGGGCAGCACCATGAGCTCCAGCGGCGGCAACGCAAACAACAGCAACAGCAAGAAGAAGAGTCCGGCCAGCACCTTCGCCCTGTCCAGTCAGGTACCT GATGTGATGGTGGTGGGCGAGCCCACGCTGATGGGGGGCGAGTTCGGGGACGAGGACGAGCGGCTCATCACGCGGCTGGAGAACACGCAGTTCGACGCCGCCAACGGCATCGACGACGAGGACAGCTTCAACAACTCGCCCGCGCTGGGCGCCAACAGCCCCTGGAACAGCAAGCCGCCCTCCAGCCAGGAGAGCAAGTCGGAGAACCCCACGTCGCAGGCCTCCCAGTAA